In Musa acuminata AAA Group cultivar baxijiao chromosome BXJ3-9, Cavendish_Baxijiao_AAA, whole genome shotgun sequence, a single genomic region encodes these proteins:
- the LOC103997110 gene encoding homeobox-DDT domain protein RLT2 isoform X3, which translates to MEAGDGKQERPPPAEGGDKPPKRKMKTPYQLEILENTYAVEAYPSEALRAELSVKTGLSDRQLQMWFCHRRLKDRKVQSARKRRREAESLPPTPPPPVLPPQSDVLSSESGGLGLSSSPYGSSGESRRAVTRTAAAVSRIGTEMSAVGRRYYDALLPPPPTHLAHLAVMECQILASVEAQLGEPLRPDGPVLGVEFDPLPPGAFGVPIETPTQEQQPVWPHGGHMFERHDTKMASSFLSSMEHRLPSSSKGKRKTAVGASHTVRLQMGPRALHEYQFIPKQPSVRSEALDRVSLSHYLESSSDAPNTKMTSLPSGGRYLHVNDHEGPSYTFQGQNLSADLLTQEGRQQAFPSVSVEYDNSLDGNSFPDPATDAQFGMGEVPGLENPYLSSYRRLDRKRKSDEVRIAKEVEAHEKRIRKEIEKQDILRRKREEQMQREMERHERERRKEEERVMRERQREEEKFQREQRRENERREKFLLKESCRAEKLRQKEELRREKEAARLKAARERATARRIAKEYMELIEDERLELLELAAANKGFSSIFALDSETLQQLDSFRSKLTAFPPSSVRLKRPFEIQPWADSDEKIANLLMVWKFLITFADVLGLWPFTLDEFVQSLHDYDSRLLGEVHVALLKSIIKDVEDVARTPAYTLGASQSCTVNPGGGHPQIVEGAHAWGFNIHSWQRHLNYLTWPEILRQFALSAGFGPQLKKRNVERVHFRNENEGNDGENIISTLRNGLAAENAVAILKVRGFTHRRKSRHRLTPGTVKFAAFHVLSLEGSKGLTILEVADKIQKSGLRDLTTSKTPEASISAALSRDTKLFERTAPSTYCVRSPYRKDPADADAVISAAREKIQVFHSAISDSEEAEKDAEDVDDAERDEDSEGDAAAEPEVDDGGSDAKVDKHDHLTSELEHSRTLNLLGKEKGGAIVNAGKGPQMPSENTKTLSTSGVPQLPDINLNCREAGNGDMEDTEIDESNFGEPWVQGLSEGDYSELTVEERLNALVALVGVATEGNLIRAILEERLEAANALKKQMWAEAQLDKRRFREEYSNRLQGTAFGGYKVEATLTYGAGEESQTPLDGVDKGQQFTSPDVLPVQHYGYAIEKSRSQLKSFIGYKAEQLHVYRSLPLGQDRRQNRYWQFTTSSSPNDPGSGRIFFESKDCHWLLIDSEEAFDALLATLDTRGIRESHLHSMLQRIETTFKEAIRRNKKAFKSSLLVRDHVKTVLTRTASSPDCSVELDSPSSTLCCLASDGLENSASFRIELGQNEFEKSAALRRYQDLFRWMWKECYNPCILYAMKYGKKRCSELLHTCDSCFQSFLAEEKHCPSCHKTFKTFHNPDAIFAEHVALCEQKRKSDPGWKLQVSDSSLPIGIRLLKAQLSMIEVSIPAEALQAFWTEGYRKSWGVKLHSSSSAEELFQILTLLEGAIRRDFLSSNFETTTELLSYNTPGVYTDNGASHSGSVPVLPWMPDTSAAVALRLLDLDSSISYMLHRKLESHKEKGDCTKLQSRYVVVHKMQEVEPMDTAGYDDHEGRWRDSVSGCRGRGRGSDGKRGRGRGQGGRRLRGSGSSSRSELRTENIDSFEKATRKYTRRGRGRGRGCGRGRGRGRRSSRPRQSSENWVDTVDKGSLLGSFIIANTSTDQARIEVSPESAGEEWAIGETGTAYVEDDASAGSESEENGQASGEDYDDQVIYSARDDHAASKPVGLIDDESEGDRERDEEGDEDDVDYDGNDLDDHMDEDEIGDTAERNTDEDDGASSFSTEYSD; encoded by the exons ATGGAGGCCGGGGATGGAAAGCAGGAGAGGCCGCCGCCGGCGGAGGGCGGAGACAAGCCGCCCAAGCGCAAGATGAAGACCCCTTACCAATTGGAGATCCTCGAGAACACCTACGCCG TGGAGGCGTATCCGTCGGAGGCGCTGCGGGCTGAGCTTTCGGTGAAGACTGGCCTCTCGGATCGGCAGCTCCAGATGTGGTTCTGTCATCGGAGGCTCAAGGACCGGAAGGTTCAGTCGGCGAGGAAACGGCGGAGGGAGGCGGAGTCATTGCCGCCGACGCCACCGCCGCCGGTGCTGCCTCCCCAGAGTGATGTGTTGTCCTCGGAGTCCGGGGGCCTTGGGTTGAGCTCGAGCCCCTACGGTAGCAGCGGGGAGTCGAGGAGGGCAGTTACTAGGACGGCGGCGGCTGTCTCGAGGATTGGTACAGAGATGTCAGCTGTTGGAAGGCGGTATTATGACGCCCTGTTGCCGCCTCCGCCAACGCACCTCGCCCATCTGGCCGTGATGGAGTGCCAGATACTTGCGTCGGTGGAAGCGCAGCTCGGGGAGCCACTGAGGCCGGATGGGCCGGTCCTCGGTGTTGAGTTTGATCCACTGCCACCTGGTGCTTTTGGGGTGCCAATAG AGACACCAACTCAAGAACAGCAGCCTGTGTGGCCCCATGGTGGCCATATGTTTGAGAGACATGATACAAAGATG GCATCAAGTTTCTTGTCTAGCATGGAACATCGTTTACCAAGTTCATCTAAAGGGAAGAGAAAAACTGCAGTTGGGGCTTCCCATACAGTGCGTCTGCAGATGGGTCCTAGAGCTCTTCATGAATATCAGTTTATCCCCAAGCAGCCAAGTGTCCGGTCAGAGGCACTTGACAGGGTCTCCCTGTCTCATTATCTTGAGTCTTCATCAGATGCTCCTAATACCAAGATGACATCTTTACCTTCAGGGGGAAGGTACTTGCATGTAAATGACCACGAGGGACCAAGCTATACTTTTCAAGGTCAAAATTTGAGTGCCGACCTCTTGACTCAAGAAGGCAGGCAACAAGCTTTTCCTTCGGTCTCAGTGGAGTATGACAATTCTCTTGACGGTAACTCCTTTCCAGATCCTGCAACTGATGCTCAGTTTGGTATGGGTGAAGTCCCTGGACTCGAAAACCCATATTTGTCATCTTATAGGAGATTGGACAGAAAACGTAAG AGTGATGAAGTAAGGATTGCTAAGGAGGTGGAAGCCCATGAGAAGCGGATTAGGAAGGAGATTGAGAAACAAGATATCTTGAGGCGAAAG AGAGAAGAACAAATGCAGAGGGAAATGGAGAGACATGAAcgggaaagaagaaaagaagaagaacggGTGATGCGTGAAAGGCAGCGGGAAGAAGAGAAGTTCCAACGTGAACAGAGGCGTGAAAATGAACGCAGGGAGAAGTTTTTGCTCAAGGAATCCTGTAGA GCTGAGAAGCTGAGGCAGAAAGAAGAACTGAGACGTGAGAAGGAGGCAGCAAGACTGAAAGCTGCTCGTGAGAGAGCCACTGCCCGCAGAATCGCAAAGGAATATATGGAGCTTATTGAGGATGAGCGCTTGGAGTTGTTGGAGCTTGCTGCAGCAAATAAAGGATTCTCCTCGATCTTTGCTCTTGACAGTGAAACTTTGCAACAACTTGATTCATTCAGGA GTAAGTTGACTGCATTTCCACCAAGTTCTGTAAGACTGAAAAGGCCGTTTGAGATTCAACCTTGGGCAGATTCTGACGAGAAGATAGCTAACCTTCTTATG GTTTGGAAGTTTTTAATCACTTTTGCTGATGTACTTGGTCTTTGGCCATTCACTCTTGATGAGTTTGTGCAATCTCTCCATGATTAT GATTCAAGACTTCTGGGAGAAGTACACGTTGCTCTACTTAAATCCATCATCAAGGACGTCGAGGATGTTGCGAGGACTCCTGCTTACACACTTGGGGCTAGTCAAAGTTGCACTGTGAATCCAGGAGGTGGTCATCCACAGATTGTTGAGGGG GCACATGCATGGGGTTTTAACATTCACAGTTGGCAGCGCCATTTGAATTACTTAACATGGCCTGAGATACTGCGACAATTTGCTTTATCGGCTGGATTTGGGCCACAACTGAAGAAAAGAAACGTGGAACGTGTACATTTCCGGAACGAGAATGAG GGTAATGATGGTGAGAACATTATTTCGACTTTACGGAATGGCTTGGCAGCTGAAAATGCTGTTGCTATATTGAAAGTAAGGGGATTTACTCATCGACGTAAATCTCGGCATCGTTTGACTCCTGGAACAGTCAAGTTTGCTGCTTTTCATGTTCTTTCTCTTGAGGGAAGCAAAGGCCTTACAATACTAGAAGTTGCAGATAAGATTCAG AAATCTGGATTAAGGGATCTAACCACAAGCAAGACACCAGAGGCATCTATTTCTGCAGCATTATCCCGAGACACAAAACTTTTTGAGAGAACTGCTCCTTCAACATATTGTGTAAGATCCCCTTACAGGAAAGATCCTGCTGATGCAGATGCTGTGATATCTGCTGCTCGGGAAAAGATACAAGTATTTCATAGTGCAATTTCAGACTCTGAGGAAGCTGAGAAGGATGCAGAAGATGTAGATGATGCTGAAAGAGATGAAGATTCAGAAGGTGATGCTGCTGCTGAACCTGAAGTTGATGATGGTGGCAGTGATGCAAAAGTGGATAAGCATGATCATTTGACAAGCGAGTTAGAACATTCTAGGACCTTGAATTTGTTAGGAAAGGAAAAAGGGGGAGCAATTGTCAATGCGGGAAAAGGTCCTCAAATGCCTTCAGAGAACACGAAAACATTAAGCACTTCGGGTGTTCCCCAACTTCCTGACATCAATTTAAACTGCCGTGAAGCAGGCAATGGTGATATGGAGGACACAGAGATTGATGAAAGCAACTTTGGTGAACCATGGGTTCAGGGATTATCAGAAGGCGATTATTCTGAATTGACCGTGGAAGAGCGCCTAAATGCCCTTGTTGCTTTGGTAGGAGTGGCAACCGAAGGAAATTTGATACGCGCTATTCTTGAG GAACGATTGGAAGCTGCAAATGCTCTGAAGAAACAAATGTGGGCAGAGGCACAGCTTGATAAAAGACGGTTTAGAGAAGAATATTCTAACAGATTACAAGGTACAGCTTTTGGTGGATATAAAGTCGAGGCAACTCTAACTTATGGTGCAGGAGAGGAAAGTCAAACTCCACTAGACGGTGTTGATAAGG GACAACAATTTACCAGTCCAGATGTTCTTCCAGTTCAACACTATGGATATGCTATTGAAAAGTCACGTTCCCAGTTGAAATCATTTATTGGTTACAAGGCAGAGCAACTCCATGTTTACCGGTCATTGCCCCTAGGTCAAGACCGCAGGCAAAATCGCTATTGGCAATTTACAACATCTTCTTCGCCAAATGATCCTGGTTCTGGGAGGATTTTTTTTGAATCCAAAGATTGCCATTGGCTGCTTATTGATTCAGAAGAG GCATTTGATGCTCTTTTAGCTACTCTAGATACACGTGGGATTAGGGAATCACATTTGCATTCCATGTTGCAAAGAATAGAGACAACTTTTAAAGAGGCAATCAGAAGGAATAAGAAAGCTTTCAAGTCCTCATTGTTAGTTAGAGATCATGTTAAAACAGTGCTGACCAGAACAGCATCAAGTCCAGACTGCAGTGTGGAACTTGACAGTCCTAGCAGTACCCTCTGTTGTCTTGCTTCTGATGGCTTGGAGAATTCAGCATCTTTCAGAATTGAACTTGGGCAGAATGAATTTGAGAAAAGTGCTGCTCTGAGGAGATACCAAGATTTATTCAGATGGATGTGGAAGGAATGCTATAATCCTTGCATTTTATATGCAATGAAATATGGGAAGAAAAGATGCTCCGAGCTACTTCATACTTGTGATTCTTGCTTCCAGTCCTTTTTAGCTGAAGAAAAGCATTGCCCTTCTTGCCACAAGACATTCAAGACCTTTCATAACCCTGATGCAATTTTTGCAGAGCATGTGGCTCTGTGTGAACAGAAAAGAAAATCAGATCCTGGTTGGAAACTCCAAGTCTCTGACTCCTCTCTTCCGATAGGGATTAGATTGTTGAAGGCACAGTTGTCCATGATTGAG GTTTCAATTCCAGCAGAAGCTCTTCAGGCTTTTTGGACGGAGGGATATAGGAAATCCTGGGGTGTGAAATTGCACTCTTCATCATCTGCTGAGGAGCTATTTCAG ATTCTGACTTTGTTGGAGGGTGCAATAAGAAGAGATTTTCTGTCATCAAATTTCGAAACAACAACTGAACTGCTGAGTTACAACACTCCTGGAGTTTATACTGACAATGGTGCTTCTCACTCGGGATCAGTTCCTGTACTACCATGGATGCCTGATACTTCAGCAGCTGTGGCGTTAAGGCTGTTAGATCTTGATTCTTCAATTTCTTATATGCTGCACCGGAAGCTGGAGTCTCATAAAGAAAAAGGAGACTGTACT AAACTTCAATCACGGTATGTCGTTGTCCACAAAATGCAAGAGGTAGAGCCAATGGACACAGCTGGATACGATGATCATGAAGGGAGGTGGCGTGATTCTGTTAGTGGATGCAGGGGTCGAGGCAGAGGCAGTGATGGTAAGAGAGGGCGGGGCCGTGGGCAAGGAGGGAGAAGGTTGAGAGGAAGTGGAAGCTCCTCAAGATCGGAGCTTAGGACCGAAAATATTGATAGTTTTGAGAAGGCCACAAGGAAGTACACCAGAAGAGGTCGTGGCCGTGGTCGAGGCTGTGGTCGAGGTCGTGGCCGTGGTCGCCGATCCAGTAGGCCTAGGCAAAGTTCGGAGAATTGGGTAGATACAGTTGATAAAGGTTCTCTTTTGGGCAGCTTTATAATTGCAAATACCAGCACTGATCAGGCTAGAATTGAGGTGTCCCCTGAGAGTGCAGGTGAAGAGTGGGCTATAGGTGAAACTGGAACGGCATATGTTGAAGATGATGCTAGTGCAGGTTCAGAATCCGAAGAAAATGGTCAAGCTTCAGGAGAAGATTATGATGATCAGGTAATATACTCTGCTAGGGATGACCATGCTGCCAGCAAGCCTGTAGGGCTAATTGATGATGAATCTGAAGGAGACAGGGAGAGGGATGAAGAGGGTGATGAGGATGATGTGGATTATGATGGGAACGACTTGGATGATCATATGGACGAGGATGAGATTGGAGACACTGCAGAGAGAAACACAGACGAAGATGATGGTGCATCATCATTTTCTACGGAGTACAGTGATTAG
- the LOC103997110 gene encoding homeobox-DDT domain protein RLT2 isoform X2, which yields MEAGDGKQERPPPAEGGDKPPKRKMKTPYQLEILENTYAVEAYPSEALRAELSVKTGLSDRQLQMWFCHRRLKDRKVQSARKRRREAESLPPTPPPPVLPPQSDVLSSESGGLGLSSSPYGSSGESRRAVTRTAAAVSRIGTEMSAVGRRYYDALLPPPPTHLAHLAVMECQILASVEAQLGEPLRPDGPVLGVEFDPLPPGAFGVPIETPTQEQQPVWPHGGHMFERHDTKMASSFLSSMEHRLPSSSKGKRKTAVGASHTVRLQMGPRALHEYQFIPKQPSVRSEALDRVSLSHYLESSSDAPNTKMTSLPSGGRYLHVNDHEGPSYTFQGQNLSADLLTQEGRQQAFPSVSVEYDNSLDGNSFPDPATDAQFGMGEVPGLENPYLSSYRRLDRKRKSDEVRIAKEVEAHEKRIRKEIEKQDILRRKREEQMQREMERHERERRKEEERVMRERQREEEKFQREQRRENERREKFLLKESCRAEKLRQKEELRREKEAARLKAARERATARRIAKEYMELIEDERLELLELAAANKGFSSIFALDSETLQQLDSFRSKLTAFPPSSVRLKRPFEIQPWADSDEKIANLLMVWKFLITFADVLGLWPFTLDEFVQSLHDYDSRLLGEVHVALLKSIIKDVEDVARTPAYTLGASQSCTVNPGGGHPQIVEGAHAWGFNIHSWQRHLNYLTWPEILRQFALSAGFGPQLKKRNVERVHFRNENEGNDGENIISTLRNGLAAENAVAILKVRGFTHRRKSRHRLTPGTVKFAAFHVLSLEGSKGLTILEVADKIQKSGLRDLTTSKTPEASISAALSRDTKLFERTAPSTYCVRSPYRKDPADADAVISAAREKIQVFHSAISDSEEAEKDAEDVDDAERDEDSEGDAAAEPEVDDGGSDAKVDKHDHLTSELEHSRTLNLLGKEKGGAIVNAGKGPQMPSENTKTLSTSGVPQLPDINLNCREAGNGDMEDTEIDESNFGEPWVQGLSEGDYSELTVEERLNALVALVGVATEGNLIRAILEERLEAANALKKQMWAEAQLDKRRFREEYSNRLQGTAFGGYKVEATLTYGAGEESQTPLDGVDKGNNGQQFTSPDVLPVQHYGYAIEKSRSQLKSFIGYKAEQLHVYRSLPLGQDRRQNRYWQFTTSSSPNDPGSGRIFFESKDCHWLLIDSEEAFDALLATLDTRGIRESHLHSMLQRIETTFKEAIRRNKKAFKSSLLVRDHVKTVLTRTASSPDCSVELDSPSSTLCCLASDGLENSASFRIELGQNEFEKSAALRRYQDLFRWMWKECYNPCILYAMKYGKKRCSELLHTCDSCFQSFLAEEKHCPSCHKTFKTFHNPDAIFAEHVALCEQKRKSDPGWKLQVSDSSLPIGIRLLKAQLSMIEVSIPAEALQAFWTEGYRKSWGVKLHSSSSAEELFQILTLLEGAIRRDFLSSNFETTTELLSYNTPGVYTDNGASHSGSVPVLPWMPDTSAAVALRLLDLDSSISYMLHRKLESHKEKGDCTKLQSRYVVVHKMQEVEPMDTAGYDDHEGRWRDSVSGCRGRGRGSDGKRGRGRGQGGRRLRGSGSSSRSELRTENIDSFEKATRKYTRRGRGRGRGCGRGRGRGRRSSRPRQSSENWVDTVDKGSLLGSFIIANTSTDQARIEVSPESAGEEWAIGETGTAYVEDDASAGSESEENGQASGEDYDDQVIYSARDDHAASKPVGLIDDESEGDRERDEEGDEDDVDYDGNDLDDHMDEDEIGDTAERNTDEDDGASSFSTEYSD from the exons ATGGAGGCCGGGGATGGAAAGCAGGAGAGGCCGCCGCCGGCGGAGGGCGGAGACAAGCCGCCCAAGCGCAAGATGAAGACCCCTTACCAATTGGAGATCCTCGAGAACACCTACGCCG TGGAGGCGTATCCGTCGGAGGCGCTGCGGGCTGAGCTTTCGGTGAAGACTGGCCTCTCGGATCGGCAGCTCCAGATGTGGTTCTGTCATCGGAGGCTCAAGGACCGGAAGGTTCAGTCGGCGAGGAAACGGCGGAGGGAGGCGGAGTCATTGCCGCCGACGCCACCGCCGCCGGTGCTGCCTCCCCAGAGTGATGTGTTGTCCTCGGAGTCCGGGGGCCTTGGGTTGAGCTCGAGCCCCTACGGTAGCAGCGGGGAGTCGAGGAGGGCAGTTACTAGGACGGCGGCGGCTGTCTCGAGGATTGGTACAGAGATGTCAGCTGTTGGAAGGCGGTATTATGACGCCCTGTTGCCGCCTCCGCCAACGCACCTCGCCCATCTGGCCGTGATGGAGTGCCAGATACTTGCGTCGGTGGAAGCGCAGCTCGGGGAGCCACTGAGGCCGGATGGGCCGGTCCTCGGTGTTGAGTTTGATCCACTGCCACCTGGTGCTTTTGGGGTGCCAATAG AGACACCAACTCAAGAACAGCAGCCTGTGTGGCCCCATGGTGGCCATATGTTTGAGAGACATGATACAAAGATG GCATCAAGTTTCTTGTCTAGCATGGAACATCGTTTACCAAGTTCATCTAAAGGGAAGAGAAAAACTGCAGTTGGGGCTTCCCATACAGTGCGTCTGCAGATGGGTCCTAGAGCTCTTCATGAATATCAGTTTATCCCCAAGCAGCCAAGTGTCCGGTCAGAGGCACTTGACAGGGTCTCCCTGTCTCATTATCTTGAGTCTTCATCAGATGCTCCTAATACCAAGATGACATCTTTACCTTCAGGGGGAAGGTACTTGCATGTAAATGACCACGAGGGACCAAGCTATACTTTTCAAGGTCAAAATTTGAGTGCCGACCTCTTGACTCAAGAAGGCAGGCAACAAGCTTTTCCTTCGGTCTCAGTGGAGTATGACAATTCTCTTGACGGTAACTCCTTTCCAGATCCTGCAACTGATGCTCAGTTTGGTATGGGTGAAGTCCCTGGACTCGAAAACCCATATTTGTCATCTTATAGGAGATTGGACAGAAAACGTAAG AGTGATGAAGTAAGGATTGCTAAGGAGGTGGAAGCCCATGAGAAGCGGATTAGGAAGGAGATTGAGAAACAAGATATCTTGAGGCGAAAG AGAGAAGAACAAATGCAGAGGGAAATGGAGAGACATGAAcgggaaagaagaaaagaagaagaacggGTGATGCGTGAAAGGCAGCGGGAAGAAGAGAAGTTCCAACGTGAACAGAGGCGTGAAAATGAACGCAGGGAGAAGTTTTTGCTCAAGGAATCCTGTAGA GCTGAGAAGCTGAGGCAGAAAGAAGAACTGAGACGTGAGAAGGAGGCAGCAAGACTGAAAGCTGCTCGTGAGAGAGCCACTGCCCGCAGAATCGCAAAGGAATATATGGAGCTTATTGAGGATGAGCGCTTGGAGTTGTTGGAGCTTGCTGCAGCAAATAAAGGATTCTCCTCGATCTTTGCTCTTGACAGTGAAACTTTGCAACAACTTGATTCATTCAGGA GTAAGTTGACTGCATTTCCACCAAGTTCTGTAAGACTGAAAAGGCCGTTTGAGATTCAACCTTGGGCAGATTCTGACGAGAAGATAGCTAACCTTCTTATG GTTTGGAAGTTTTTAATCACTTTTGCTGATGTACTTGGTCTTTGGCCATTCACTCTTGATGAGTTTGTGCAATCTCTCCATGATTAT GATTCAAGACTTCTGGGAGAAGTACACGTTGCTCTACTTAAATCCATCATCAAGGACGTCGAGGATGTTGCGAGGACTCCTGCTTACACACTTGGGGCTAGTCAAAGTTGCACTGTGAATCCAGGAGGTGGTCATCCACAGATTGTTGAGGGG GCACATGCATGGGGTTTTAACATTCACAGTTGGCAGCGCCATTTGAATTACTTAACATGGCCTGAGATACTGCGACAATTTGCTTTATCGGCTGGATTTGGGCCACAACTGAAGAAAAGAAACGTGGAACGTGTACATTTCCGGAACGAGAATGAG GGTAATGATGGTGAGAACATTATTTCGACTTTACGGAATGGCTTGGCAGCTGAAAATGCTGTTGCTATATTGAAAGTAAGGGGATTTACTCATCGACGTAAATCTCGGCATCGTTTGACTCCTGGAACAGTCAAGTTTGCTGCTTTTCATGTTCTTTCTCTTGAGGGAAGCAAAGGCCTTACAATACTAGAAGTTGCAGATAAGATTCAG AAATCTGGATTAAGGGATCTAACCACAAGCAAGACACCAGAGGCATCTATTTCTGCAGCATTATCCCGAGACACAAAACTTTTTGAGAGAACTGCTCCTTCAACATATTGTGTAAGATCCCCTTACAGGAAAGATCCTGCTGATGCAGATGCTGTGATATCTGCTGCTCGGGAAAAGATACAAGTATTTCATAGTGCAATTTCAGACTCTGAGGAAGCTGAGAAGGATGCAGAAGATGTAGATGATGCTGAAAGAGATGAAGATTCAGAAGGTGATGCTGCTGCTGAACCTGAAGTTGATGATGGTGGCAGTGATGCAAAAGTGGATAAGCATGATCATTTGACAAGCGAGTTAGAACATTCTAGGACCTTGAATTTGTTAGGAAAGGAAAAAGGGGGAGCAATTGTCAATGCGGGAAAAGGTCCTCAAATGCCTTCAGAGAACACGAAAACATTAAGCACTTCGGGTGTTCCCCAACTTCCTGACATCAATTTAAACTGCCGTGAAGCAGGCAATGGTGATATGGAGGACACAGAGATTGATGAAAGCAACTTTGGTGAACCATGGGTTCAGGGATTATCAGAAGGCGATTATTCTGAATTGACCGTGGAAGAGCGCCTAAATGCCCTTGTTGCTTTGGTAGGAGTGGCAACCGAAGGAAATTTGATACGCGCTATTCTTGAG GAACGATTGGAAGCTGCAAATGCTCTGAAGAAACAAATGTGGGCAGAGGCACAGCTTGATAAAAGACGGTTTAGAGAAGAATATTCTAACAGATTACAAGGTACAGCTTTTGGTGGATATAAAGTCGAGGCAACTCTAACTTATGGTGCAGGAGAGGAAAGTCAAACTCCACTAGACGGTGTTGATAAGGGTAACAATG GACAACAATTTACCAGTCCAGATGTTCTTCCAGTTCAACACTATGGATATGCTATTGAAAAGTCACGTTCCCAGTTGAAATCATTTATTGGTTACAAGGCAGAGCAACTCCATGTTTACCGGTCATTGCCCCTAGGTCAAGACCGCAGGCAAAATCGCTATTGGCAATTTACAACATCTTCTTCGCCAAATGATCCTGGTTCTGGGAGGATTTTTTTTGAATCCAAAGATTGCCATTGGCTGCTTATTGATTCAGAAGAG GCATTTGATGCTCTTTTAGCTACTCTAGATACACGTGGGATTAGGGAATCACATTTGCATTCCATGTTGCAAAGAATAGAGACAACTTTTAAAGAGGCAATCAGAAGGAATAAGAAAGCTTTCAAGTCCTCATTGTTAGTTAGAGATCATGTTAAAACAGTGCTGACCAGAACAGCATCAAGTCCAGACTGCAGTGTGGAACTTGACAGTCCTAGCAGTACCCTCTGTTGTCTTGCTTCTGATGGCTTGGAGAATTCAGCATCTTTCAGAATTGAACTTGGGCAGAATGAATTTGAGAAAAGTGCTGCTCTGAGGAGATACCAAGATTTATTCAGATGGATGTGGAAGGAATGCTATAATCCTTGCATTTTATATGCAATGAAATATGGGAAGAAAAGATGCTCCGAGCTACTTCATACTTGTGATTCTTGCTTCCAGTCCTTTTTAGCTGAAGAAAAGCATTGCCCTTCTTGCCACAAGACATTCAAGACCTTTCATAACCCTGATGCAATTTTTGCAGAGCATGTGGCTCTGTGTGAACAGAAAAGAAAATCAGATCCTGGTTGGAAACTCCAAGTCTCTGACTCCTCTCTTCCGATAGGGATTAGATTGTTGAAGGCACAGTTGTCCATGATTGAG GTTTCAATTCCAGCAGAAGCTCTTCAGGCTTTTTGGACGGAGGGATATAGGAAATCCTGGGGTGTGAAATTGCACTCTTCATCATCTGCTGAGGAGCTATTTCAG ATTCTGACTTTGTTGGAGGGTGCAATAAGAAGAGATTTTCTGTCATCAAATTTCGAAACAACAACTGAACTGCTGAGTTACAACACTCCTGGAGTTTATACTGACAATGGTGCTTCTCACTCGGGATCAGTTCCTGTACTACCATGGATGCCTGATACTTCAGCAGCTGTGGCGTTAAGGCTGTTAGATCTTGATTCTTCAATTTCTTATATGCTGCACCGGAAGCTGGAGTCTCATAAAGAAAAAGGAGACTGTACT AAACTTCAATCACGGTATGTCGTTGTCCACAAAATGCAAGAGGTAGAGCCAATGGACACAGCTGGATACGATGATCATGAAGGGAGGTGGCGTGATTCTGTTAGTGGATGCAGGGGTCGAGGCAGAGGCAGTGATGGTAAGAGAGGGCGGGGCCGTGGGCAAGGAGGGAGAAGGTTGAGAGGAAGTGGAAGCTCCTCAAGATCGGAGCTTAGGACCGAAAATATTGATAGTTTTGAGAAGGCCACAAGGAAGTACACCAGAAGAGGTCGTGGCCGTGGTCGAGGCTGTGGTCGAGGTCGTGGCCGTGGTCGCCGATCCAGTAGGCCTAGGCAAAGTTCGGAGAATTGGGTAGATACAGTTGATAAAGGTTCTCTTTTGGGCAGCTTTATAATTGCAAATACCAGCACTGATCAGGCTAGAATTGAGGTGTCCCCTGAGAGTGCAGGTGAAGAGTGGGCTATAGGTGAAACTGGAACGGCATATGTTGAAGATGATGCTAGTGCAGGTTCAGAATCCGAAGAAAATGGTCAAGCTTCAGGAGAAGATTATGATGATCAGGTAATATACTCTGCTAGGGATGACCATGCTGCCAGCAAGCCTGTAGGGCTAATTGATGATGAATCTGAAGGAGACAGGGAGAGGGATGAAGAGGGTGATGAGGATGATGTGGATTATGATGGGAACGACTTGGATGATCATATGGACGAGGATGAGATTGGAGACACTGCAGAGAGAAACACAGACGAAGATGATGGTGCATCATCATTTTCTACGGAGTACAGTGATTAG